The Halomicronema hongdechloris C2206 genome includes a window with the following:
- a CDS encoding carbohydrate ABC transporter permease, whose translation MTQDYIRQRERRTGWYLTIPAVLVLLLVYAYPIIWAFVSSLFTENLSTNLETVFTGFDNYTRLVLDGRFWQSMWNTAVFTVVSLVIELVLGLGIALTLDQGFRGRGWVRTIAILPWALPTALIALAWRWIFNDQFGVWNDMLINWFGILQEPISWLGDPVWAMVAVIAADVWKTTSFVAILLLAGLQSIPQDLYEAHAIDGASPWQSFRQITLPLIMPQILIAMLFRFALAFGIFDLVLVMTGGGPGGATEMVSLYIYDTVMRYLDFGYGAALVVVTFLILIAVVAIAGFYISKFRTATGVEE comes from the coding sequence ATGACCCAAGACTACATTCGCCAACGAGAGCGACGCACGGGCTGGTATTTGACGATTCCGGCCGTGCTGGTGCTGCTGTTGGTGTACGCCTATCCGATCATCTGGGCCTTCGTGTCGAGCCTGTTTACGGAAAACCTCAGCACCAATCTAGAGACGGTTTTCACCGGCTTCGACAACTATACGCGTCTGGTCCTGGATGGCCGCTTCTGGCAGAGCATGTGGAACACCGCCGTGTTTACCGTGGTGTCTCTGGTGATCGAGTTGGTGCTGGGCCTGGGCATTGCCCTCACCCTAGATCAGGGCTTTCGCGGCCGCGGCTGGGTCCGTACCATCGCCATTCTGCCCTGGGCGTTGCCGACGGCGCTGATTGCCCTGGCCTGGCGCTGGATCTTCAATGACCAGTTCGGTGTCTGGAACGACATGCTGATCAACTGGTTCGGCATTCTGCAGGAGCCCATTAGTTGGCTGGGGGATCCGGTCTGGGCCATGGTGGCGGTGATCGCCGCCGACGTCTGGAAGACCACCTCCTTTGTGGCGATTCTGCTGCTGGCCGGGCTGCAGTCGATTCCCCAGGATCTCTATGAGGCCCACGCCATCGACGGCGCCTCTCCCTGGCAGAGCTTTCGGCAGATCACGCTGCCGTTGATCATGCCGCAGATCTTGATTGCCATGCTGTTCCGCTTTGCCCTGGCCTTCGGCATCTTCGATTTGGTCCTGGTGATGACCGGCGGCGGTCCCGGGGGAGCTACCGAGATGGTATCGCTCTACATCTACGACACGGTGATGCGCTACCTGGACTTCGGCTATGGAGCCGCCCTGGTGGTCGTCACCTTCTTGATCTTGATTGCCGTGGTTGCGATCGCAGGTTTCTATATCTCCAAATTTCGTACCGCAACGGGGGTTGAAGAGTAA
- a CDS encoding carbohydrate ABC transporter permease: protein MTTAPEPITPTQSAGQPSVPWRKIAMWAAVVFTVLFSLGPPVWELLTSIKTNPAITANPVVYFPSLEQLTLEHYIQLFTRNQFYVYIFNSALVSVISTLLCLGIGSPAAYALARLRIPGERIVLTCVMGVTLFPYILLFLGLLRLVQMVGLANNYLALIIPYTAINMPLTILVMRSFFQQLPKDLEDSAKVDGYNVLQMLWEILLPMTWPALVTTGILAFIFAWNEFIFALTFITRESMKTIPVAAAQLGGTSLFEVPYGPLAAATVIGTLPLVLLVLFFQRKIVQGLTAGSVKG from the coding sequence ATGACAACCGCACCAGAACCGATCACACCCACCCAGAGCGCCGGGCAACCCAGCGTTCCCTGGCGGAAAATCGCGATGTGGGCCGCCGTTGTCTTTACCGTCTTGTTTAGCCTCGGTCCCCCCGTCTGGGAGCTGTTGACCTCCATCAAGACAAACCCGGCCATTACCGCCAATCCGGTGGTCTATTTTCCCAGTCTGGAGCAGCTCACCCTAGAGCACTATATCCAGCTCTTCACCCGCAATCAGTTCTACGTCTACATCTTCAACAGCGCCCTGGTCTCGGTGATTTCTACCCTGCTGTGTCTGGGGATTGGCTCACCCGCCGCCTATGCCCTGGCTCGGTTGCGAATTCCCGGTGAACGCATCGTGCTCACCTGCGTCATGGGCGTCACCCTATTCCCCTACATTCTGCTGTTTCTGGGCCTGCTGCGACTGGTGCAAATGGTGGGACTGGCCAATAACTACCTGGCCCTGATCATCCCCTATACTGCCATCAACATGCCGCTGACGATTCTGGTCATGCGCAGCTTCTTCCAGCAGCTTCCCAAAGACCTCGAAGACTCCGCCAAGGTGGATGGCTACAACGTGCTGCAAATGCTCTGGGAAATCCTGCTACCGATGACCTGGCCGGCCCTAGTGACGACTGGCATCTTGGCCTTCATCTTCGCCTGGAACGAATTTATCTTTGCCCTGACGTTCATCACGCGGGAGTCGATGAAGACGATTCCAGTGGCAGCGGCTCAGTTGGGCGGTACCAGCCTGTTTGAAGTGCCCTATGGACCGCTGGCGGCGGCTACCGTGATTGGTACCTTACCGCTGGTGCTGCTGGTGCTGTTCTTCCAGCGCAAGATTGTGCAGGGTCTGACCGCTGGTTCCGTGAAGGGATAG
- a CDS encoding ABC transporter ATP-binding protein yields the protein MAKLKLNNLTKAYSRKVVPVKELSLSVEDNEFLTLVGPSGCGKSTILRLIAGLEQATAGQVLIGDKDITPLPPKERNIAMVFQSYALYPHMTVYENMASGLKLRGLPAGDIQKRIQDASRVLGLDELFDRRPSQLSGGQRQRVALGRALVREPEAFLLDEPLSNLDALLREQVRADLKQIFEAQRSPVVYVTHDQTEAMTLSTKVAVLSQGHLQQLGTPDAIYRKPANRFVAGFIGSPQMNLITLERVEKSVLLGDFRIDLPEGISPHPSVVMGIRPEHVRLPQPGDQQTIRGDVFLVENLGMSTLISVRIHGTDDTTLRALLPSDADWSRDNIELALPPQLLHWFNADTEERLGS from the coding sequence ATGGCTAAGCTCAAATTAAACAATCTGACCAAAGCCTACAGCCGCAAAGTGGTGCCGGTGAAGGAACTCAGCCTCAGCGTCGAGGATAACGAGTTTCTCACCTTGGTCGGCCCCTCTGGTTGCGGTAAGTCCACCATCTTGCGCTTGATTGCCGGCTTAGAACAGGCGACGGCAGGCCAGGTGCTGATCGGCGACAAAGACATCACGCCGCTGCCGCCGAAAGAGCGCAATATCGCCATGGTGTTCCAGAGCTACGCCCTCTATCCCCACATGACGGTCTATGAAAATATGGCCTCTGGGTTGAAGCTGCGGGGTCTACCGGCGGGGGATATCCAAAAGCGGATTCAAGATGCCTCGCGCGTGCTGGGCCTAGATGAGCTGTTCGATCGCCGGCCCTCTCAGCTATCGGGGGGACAGCGGCAGCGAGTCGCCCTGGGTCGGGCATTAGTGCGGGAGCCAGAGGCATTTTTGTTAGACGAGCCCTTGAGTAACTTAGATGCCTTACTGCGGGAGCAGGTCCGGGCCGATCTGAAGCAGATCTTCGAAGCTCAGCGGTCCCCAGTGGTGTATGTCACCCATGACCAGACCGAGGCCATGACCTTGTCTACCAAGGTGGCGGTGCTGAGTCAGGGCCATCTGCAGCAATTGGGCACCCCCGATGCCATCTACCGCAAACCGGCCAACCGCTTTGTGGCGGGCTTCATCGGCAGTCCCCAGATGAACTTAATCACCCTGGAACGGGTGGAAAAGTCGGTATTGCTGGGGGATTTCAGGATTGATTTACCCGAGGGAATTTCCCCGCACCCCAGCGTCGTCATGGGCATTCGCCCGGAGCATGTACGCCTGCCCCAACCCGGTGACCAGCAGACGATTCGCGGAGATGTCTTCCTGGTGGAGAATCTGGGGATGAGTACTCTGATCAGTGTGCGCATTCATGGTACTGACGACACCACCCTACGGGCATTGTTGCCATCGGATGCCGACTGGAGCCGCGACAATATTGAGTTGGCCTTGCCGCCGCAGTTACTCCATTGGTTCAACGCCGATACGGAAGAACGGTTAGGGTCTTAG
- a CDS encoding M48 family metallopeptidase — MKSGPQQLELFSDAGGEVPAYRVRESTRARHVSIQISVHGDIEVVVPQGYDLQQVPTIVAQRRQWISRHMAKLTQQRQELAPEHFDERPSCLQVRSHQETWHITYDASQRSRLELVHTGTHHLSLRGPLADPHPIADLLRQWLTRRARAGLAPWLRELSFDLDLPFNRISFRGQKTRWASCSSQQNISLNYKLLFLPPDLVQYVFVHELCHTIHMNHSHDFWQLVADKMPDYPPRRQALKQAWQYVPRWVDG, encoded by the coding sequence GTGAAGTCTGGACCTCAGCAACTTGAGTTATTTTCTGATGCCGGGGGAGAGGTGCCAGCTTACCGGGTTCGTGAAAGCACCCGAGCCCGCCATGTCTCGATTCAAATCTCGGTCCACGGCGACATCGAAGTGGTCGTCCCTCAAGGCTATGATCTGCAGCAGGTGCCGACTATTGTGGCTCAGCGACGTCAGTGGATTAGCCGCCATATGGCTAAGCTGACGCAACAGCGCCAGGAGTTGGCCCCCGAACACTTCGACGAGCGGCCCAGTTGTCTGCAGGTGCGATCGCATCAAGAAACCTGGCACATTACCTACGACGCCAGCCAGCGCTCTCGCTTAGAACTAGTGCACACGGGGACACACCACCTGAGCCTCCGGGGACCATTGGCCGACCCTCACCCCATCGCTGACCTGTTACGACAATGGTTAACCCGTCGAGCCCGAGCCGGATTGGCCCCCTGGTTGCGGGAACTCAGCTTCGACCTAGACTTGCCCTTCAACCGCATCTCTTTTCGTGGCCAGAAGACTCGCTGGGCCAGTTGCTCCAGTCAGCAAAACATTAGCCTCAACTATAAACTCCTGTTCCTACCGCCAGACCTGGTGCAGTACGTCTTCGTCCATGAGCTCTGCCACACCATCCACATGAACCACTCCCACGACTTCTGGCAGTTGGTGGCCGATAAAATGCCCGACTATCCCCCCCGCCGCCAAGCCCTCAAACAGGCCTGGCAATACGTCCCCCGGTGGGTAGATGGATAA
- a CDS encoding tocopherol cyclase family protein: MDNDRLDSPAPLQTPHSGYHWQGQPRRFFEGWYFRVTLPQVGETFAFMYSIEDPHGGQPHSGGSAQILGPADAYLCRTFPDVTRFWAWPQALGLGHWRYGPPSPPRYLPAQTFATQVKEGYQVTATWHQGHLQDPATGQTATWQYQTRPVYGWGSPQWPQQSTAGWLSQFQIFEPGWQILMAHGLASGWIDWQGQRHRFTQAPAYSEKNWGGAFPQKWFWFNCNAFIDESDLALTAGGGRRQVLAWMESVAMVGIHHRGRFYEFVPWNGTVAWQVQPWGRWQMQAETSDYAVELLGTTERPGTPLRAPTRQGLMVCCRDTMAGHLQLRLWQKTKGQRHCLLEAHSQQCGLEVGGGPWLGPWLGETA, from the coding sequence ATGGATAACGATCGCCTGGATTCACCTGCCCCCTTACAGACCCCCCATAGCGGCTATCACTGGCAGGGGCAACCCCGTCGCTTCTTCGAGGGATGGTATTTCCGCGTCACCCTACCCCAGGTGGGCGAAACCTTTGCCTTCATGTACTCCATCGAAGATCCCCACGGAGGCCAGCCCCATAGCGGTGGCAGTGCTCAGATTCTGGGGCCGGCGGATGCCTATCTCTGCCGCACCTTCCCCGATGTCACCCGCTTTTGGGCCTGGCCCCAGGCCCTGGGCCTAGGGCATTGGCGCTATGGTCCCCCCAGTCCGCCGCGCTATTTACCAGCCCAGACCTTCGCCACCCAAGTCAAGGAAGGCTATCAGGTCACCGCCACCTGGCATCAGGGCCATCTGCAGGATCCAGCCACGGGGCAAACGGCCACCTGGCAGTACCAGACTCGTCCCGTCTATGGTTGGGGATCTCCCCAATGGCCACAGCAATCCACCGCCGGTTGGCTATCCCAGTTTCAAATCTTCGAGCCCGGGTGGCAGATTCTCATGGCTCATGGCCTGGCCAGCGGCTGGATTGACTGGCAAGGCCAACGCCATCGGTTTACCCAGGCCCCGGCCTATAGCGAAAAAAACTGGGGCGGCGCCTTCCCCCAGAAATGGTTTTGGTTCAACTGCAACGCCTTCATCGATGAGTCCGACCTGGCTCTGACTGCCGGAGGAGGGCGGCGTCAGGTACTGGCCTGGATGGAATCTGTGGCCATGGTGGGCATCCACCACCGGGGTCGGTTCTATGAATTCGTTCCCTGGAATGGGACTGTGGCTTGGCAGGTGCAGCCCTGGGGCCGCTGGCAGATGCAGGCCGAGACCTCAGACTATGCGGTGGAGTTGCTGGGCACCACCGAGCGGCCCGGTACGCCGCTGCGCGCCCCCACCCGCCAGGGGCTGATGGTTTGCTGTCGCGATACCATGGCCGGGCACCTGCAGTTGCGGCTGTGGCAGAAAACGAAGGGACAGCGCCATTGCCTGCTAGAGGCCCATAGTCAGCAATGTGGCCTAGAAGTGGGCGGTGGCCCTTGGTTAGGCCCCTGGTTAGGGGAGACTGCTTAG
- the tyrS gene encoding tyrosine--tRNA ligase translates to MSSNLPAEEFPWIYRGIAEVFPDNPEIADPYQNLRQRLRQANRPLRVKLGIDPTGAEIHLGHSIPVRKLRAFQDAGHTAVLIIGDFTARVGDPTGKSEVRRQLTEAEVKTNAQTYLEQVRPILDFDTPGRLEIRYNSEWLSQLALSDILELLSTMTVGQMLAKEGFAERYGQGNPIYLHEFLYPLMQGYDSVAVRADVELGGTDQKFNIAVGRDLQRHFGLEPQFGMLMPLLLGTDGVQKMSKSLGNYVGLQEDPLSMYSKLEKVPDHLIAGYVQLLTKLAADSLPENPRQRQQWLALEITRQFHGETAAKQAQEAAMSLVKGNGAPASGVPEFSLAQVEFPAKLFYVLGASGLCASSSEARRQIQGGAVKLEGEKVDDANCQFESPDALLGKVLQVGKKKFVRLVA, encoded by the coding sequence ATGTCATCCAACCTACCCGCCGAGGAGTTTCCCTGGATCTATCGCGGCATTGCCGAAGTATTTCCCGACAACCCCGAAATAGCGGATCCTTATCAGAACTTGCGGCAACGGTTGCGGCAAGCGAATCGCCCTCTGCGGGTGAAGTTGGGCATTGATCCCACCGGTGCTGAGATTCACCTAGGCCACAGCATCCCGGTACGGAAGCTGCGGGCTTTTCAAGATGCTGGCCACACGGCGGTGCTGATCATCGGTGACTTTACCGCCCGCGTCGGCGACCCCACTGGCAAGTCAGAGGTCCGTCGCCAACTCACCGAGGCCGAAGTGAAGACCAATGCCCAGACCTATCTAGAGCAGGTGCGACCCATTTTAGATTTTGACACCCCTGGACGCCTAGAGATTCGCTACAACTCTGAGTGGCTGTCCCAGTTGGCCCTCAGCGATATTCTGGAGCTGTTGAGCACCATGACTGTGGGGCAGATGCTGGCCAAGGAGGGCTTTGCCGAGCGCTATGGCCAGGGGAATCCGATCTATCTGCATGAGTTCCTCTACCCGCTGATGCAGGGCTATGATTCCGTTGCCGTGCGGGCAGACGTGGAATTGGGGGGGACTGATCAAAAATTTAACATTGCCGTGGGTCGAGACTTGCAGCGCCACTTTGGCTTAGAGCCCCAGTTTGGGATGTTGATGCCCCTACTGCTGGGGACCGATGGGGTCCAGAAGATGTCCAAATCCCTGGGTAATTACGTGGGATTGCAAGAAGACCCCCTCTCCATGTACTCGAAACTGGAGAAGGTCCCGGATCATCTCATCGCTGGCTATGTTCAACTCTTGACCAAGCTGGCCGCAGACAGCCTGCCCGAGAATCCGCGTCAGCGACAACAGTGGCTGGCCCTAGAAATCACCCGCCAGTTTCATGGAGAAACGGCGGCCAAGCAGGCCCAGGAGGCTGCCATGAGCCTGGTCAAGGGCAATGGTGCCCCAGCCAGCGGCGTCCCCGAATTTTCCCTGGCCCAGGTGGAGTTTCCGGCCAAGCTGTTCTATGTGTTGGGGGCTAGTGGCCTCTGTGCCAGCAGCAGCGAGGCTCGCCGCCAAATCCAGGGGGGAGCAGTGAAACTGGAAGGCGAGAAGGTCGACGATGCCAACTGCCAGTTTGAGTCCCCTGACGCTTTGTTGGGTAAGGTCTTGCAGGTGGGTAAAAAGAAATTCGTGCGGTTAGTGGCCTGA
- a CDS encoding transglycosylase domain-containing protein, with the protein MSSPTIRQSRSASVTKSSNLLTFFQDVGQVTVATLLGTTMLASSVMAGGLVGLAISFRNLPDVRILRNYLPSETSYIYDVDGTLLYSLHDEANREVVDLNDISPELKRAVLAIEDSYFYTHNGINPSSVGRAFLANMQAGATVEGGSTITMQLIKNLFLTPERTLSRKVAEAVLALRLEQIFSKDEILEMYLNQVYWGHNTYGVETAAQSYFNKSAADLSLSEAALMAGLIQAPEDYSPFVNYALAKQRQATVLNRMQQLGWISSTEEAQAKEEPLLVGQITSFRSSATPYVTEAVVQELQEQFGQEAVLKGGMRIQTTIDLELQRIAEATVKRQHHLLRQRGLYADQMALVAVDPRTHFVKAMVGGVDYSVSQFNRAIQAHRQPGSAFKPFVYYTAFASGRYTPDSLVADTPVSYPDGYEYYTPKNYDGSYMGNMPIRRALELSRNVPAVKLGQAVGVNQIIAVCRTLGITSPIQPVVSLPLGAVDLTPLEMAGAYATFASNGWHSPTTFIVQVTDSSGNVLLDNRPKPQLVLDPWATAALTDVLQGVINRGTGTAARLDRPAAGKTGTTDSQRDIWFVGYVPQLATAVWVGNDDYSPLGARATGGGFVAPIWKDFMQRALQDVPVESFRKPSEFVRP; encoded by the coding sequence GTGTCTAGTCCCACGATTCGACAATCCCGCTCTGCATCCGTCACTAAATCGTCCAATCTCTTGACGTTTTTTCAAGATGTTGGCCAGGTGACGGTAGCCACCCTCTTGGGCACGACCATGCTGGCGAGTTCGGTGATGGCTGGCGGTCTGGTAGGATTAGCCATTAGCTTTCGCAACTTGCCCGATGTGCGTATTTTGCGCAATTACCTGCCCAGCGAAACCAGCTATATCTACGACGTTGACGGCACCCTGCTCTATAGTCTCCATGATGAGGCCAATCGTGAGGTGGTGGATCTCAATGACATTTCACCGGAGCTGAAACGGGCGGTGCTGGCCATTGAAGACAGCTACTTTTACACCCACAATGGCATCAACCCCAGCAGTGTGGGGCGAGCTTTTTTGGCCAATATGCAGGCTGGGGCGACGGTGGAAGGCGGTTCCACCATCACCATGCAGCTGATCAAAAATCTGTTTCTGACCCCAGAGCGAACCCTCAGTCGCAAGGTGGCTGAGGCGGTCTTGGCCCTGCGATTAGAACAAATTTTCTCCAAAGACGAAATCCTGGAGATGTACCTCAACCAGGTATATTGGGGCCACAACACCTACGGGGTAGAGACGGCAGCCCAGAGCTATTTCAATAAGTCGGCGGCGGATTTATCTTTGTCAGAAGCGGCACTGATGGCCGGCTTGATTCAGGCTCCGGAGGACTACAGCCCCTTTGTCAACTATGCCTTGGCCAAGCAACGCCAGGCAACGGTGTTGAACCGGATGCAGCAACTGGGCTGGATCAGCTCTACAGAGGAGGCCCAAGCTAAGGAAGAGCCGCTGTTGGTGGGGCAGATTACCTCATTTCGCTCCAGTGCCACTCCTTACGTGACCGAGGCAGTGGTGCAGGAGTTGCAGGAGCAGTTTGGCCAGGAAGCCGTACTCAAGGGCGGCATGCGAATCCAGACCACCATTGACTTAGAGTTGCAGCGTATTGCAGAGGCCACCGTGAAGCGACAACATCACCTGTTGCGTCAAAGGGGACTCTATGCTGATCAGATGGCTCTGGTAGCGGTTGATCCCCGCACCCATTTTGTCAAAGCCATGGTGGGGGGAGTCGACTACAGTGTCAGCCAGTTTAATCGAGCGATTCAGGCCCACCGGCAGCCGGGCTCGGCCTTCAAACCTTTCGTGTACTATACTGCCTTCGCCTCTGGCCGCTATACCCCGGATAGTTTGGTGGCCGATACGCCAGTCAGTTACCCCGATGGGTATGAGTATTACACCCCCAAAAACTACGATGGCTCCTACATGGGGAATATGCCCATCCGCCGTGCCCTAGAGCTATCTCGCAATGTGCCGGCGGTGAAGTTGGGCCAAGCGGTAGGAGTAAATCAAATTATTGCGGTCTGCCGCACCCTGGGCATTACTAGCCCGATTCAGCCGGTGGTATCGCTGCCGCTAGGAGCTGTAGATCTCACTCCCCTGGAAATGGCTGGAGCCTATGCCACCTTTGCCAGTAACGGCTGGCATTCACCCACTACCTTTATCGTGCAGGTGACTGATAGCAGTGGCAATGTCCTGTTGGATAATCGCCCTAAGCCCCAGTTGGTCCTAGATCCCTGGGCCACAGCCGCTCTCACCGATGTGCTGCAGGGAGTGATCAATCGAGGTACGGGCACAGCAGCTCGCTTGGACAGGCCGGCGGCAGGCAAGACAGGGACTACAGACTCCCAGCGAGATATCTGGTTTGTGGGCTATGTCCCCCAGTTGGCAACGGCAGTGTGGGTGGGCAACGATGACTACAGTCCTTTGGGAGCTAGGGCAACCGGTGGTGGCTTTGTGGCCCCGATCTGGAAAGATTTTATGCAGCGGGCTCTGCAGGATGTTCCGGTGGAATCGTTCCGTAAGCCGTCGGAGTTTGTCCGCCCCTGA
- a CDS encoding DUF1825 family protein, with protein MGFFDSEIVQQEAMQLFRDYQSLMQLGSNYGKFDREGKKLYIQQMEDIMERYRIFMKRFELSEDFMAQMTVEQLKTQLGQFGMTPQQMFEQMHQTLERMKAEIRE; from the coding sequence ATGGGATTTTTTGACTCAGAAATTGTCCAACAGGAGGCCATGCAACTGTTTCGGGACTACCAGTCCCTGATGCAACTGGGTAGTAACTACGGCAAGTTCGATCGCGAGGGCAAAAAGCTCTATATCCAACAGATGGAAGATATCATGGAGCGCTACCGCATTTTCATGAAGCGGTTTGAGCTCTCCGAAGATTTCATGGCCCAAATGACCGTTGAACAGTTAAAGACCCAACTCGGTCAATTCGGCATGACTCCCCAGCAGATGTTTGAACAGATGCACCAGACCCTGGAGCGAATGAAAGCCGAGATTCGGGAATAA
- a CDS encoding J domain-containing protein — MTGSFPSQDWLKQFSDPYAVLGVSVAADDRRILKRYRQVAKQLHPDVQALQGRAENEFIHLLLTRLVNPAYQRLKQERGRAEALATLRFRVRRLSRDERLQAKHPKAKALLTIAEAEVDTFYEQALDQLAANQYSSQAVFETTTRQIAELNLIYLRRKMGEPVIREKRTGLVSATEVNSVSLTNAEATAEQSTVNYADRHVQRARAYLKSQNYVAAIQELRDAVRIESNNSDYHVLLGRAYLMNNLPGMAKVHFRQALRLDPRHSLALKYAQQLKLDLRDLPGQSSSQPKKRGGGFFGLFARRR, encoded by the coding sequence ATGACTGGATCCTTTCCCTCTCAGGACTGGTTGAAACAATTTTCCGATCCCTATGCGGTATTGGGAGTGTCTGTGGCGGCGGATGATCGTCGCATTCTCAAGCGTTACCGTCAGGTGGCCAAACAGTTACACCCTGATGTCCAGGCCTTGCAGGGAAGGGCTGAGAATGAGTTTATTCATCTACTGCTGACACGACTGGTCAATCCCGCCTATCAGCGCCTAAAGCAAGAAAGGGGACGGGCGGAGGCGCTGGCAACTCTGCGATTCCGGGTACGGCGGCTGAGTCGGGACGAGCGGTTGCAGGCAAAGCATCCTAAAGCTAAGGCGTTATTGACAATTGCTGAGGCCGAGGTGGATACGTTCTACGAACAAGCCCTCGACCAGTTGGCGGCTAATCAATATTCGTCTCAGGCAGTCTTCGAAACTACTACTCGCCAAATCGCCGAGCTGAACCTCATCTACTTGCGTCGCAAGATGGGGGAACCGGTGATCCGGGAGAAACGGACGGGGTTGGTGTCGGCGACCGAGGTTAATTCTGTCTCGTTGACCAACGCCGAGGCAACGGCGGAGCAATCCACGGTTAACTATGCCGACCGCCATGTGCAACGGGCTCGAGCCTATCTCAAGAGTCAGAATTATGTGGCGGCCATCCAAGAGTTGCGAGATGCTGTGCGGATTGAATCGAATAACAGCGATTACCATGTGCTGCTGGGGCGAGCCTATCTGATGAATAATTTACCCGGTATGGCTAAGGTCCATTTCCGCCAAGCACTACGGTTAGATCCGCGCCATTCTCTCGCCCTCAAATATGCTCAGCAGCTGAAGTTGGATCTCAGAGATCTGCCGGGCCAGTCTTCCTCCCAGCCCAAGAAAAGGGGTGGTGGCTTTTTTGGCCTCTTTGCTCGTCGTCGTTAG
- a CDS encoding NINE protein — protein MTSNISRDRRIAVTLALVGALTPTPFPLAGLHKFYLGQPGWGTLYLILGWTQISRIACAIEAVWYLTQPESAFQARVAAKVNPAALGAGQTDVAAPALTLQLATALRELEHLRQEGLISEYEFESQRRTLLDHTYR, from the coding sequence ATGACATCAAACATATCTCGAGATCGCCGGATAGCCGTCACCCTTGCCTTGGTAGGCGCCTTGACGCCAACCCCCTTTCCTTTGGCTGGCTTACATAAGTTTTACCTAGGACAGCCAGGATGGGGGACCCTCTATCTTATCCTAGGGTGGACCCAAATTTCCCGGATTGCCTGCGCCATTGAAGCTGTTTGGTATCTGACTCAGCCAGAGTCCGCTTTTCAGGCCCGAGTAGCCGCTAAGGTAAACCCAGCCGCATTAGGAGCAGGGCAGACCGACGTTGCCGCTCCCGCCCTCACCTTACAGTTGGCGACGGCCCTGCGGGAGCTAGAGCACCTGCGGCAAGAAGGATTGATTTCAGAGTATGAGTTTGAATCTCAGCGCCGCACCTTGCTGGACCATACCTATAGATAA
- a CDS encoding ComEA family DNA-binding protein, translating into MNLLLDLLRTIGQWLQGLLAEGQSPAWIGGASVDQPYQRFRSLAEVQRAAQRGTRIDVNQATLDDWLRLPTISIHQARVLVQLRQAGVPFYSLEDVAAALNLPLHALYPIAPILQFCYYNSERLESAPRLSLNQGTVAQFSQIPGCSMSLAGAIVRERQRGGSYRSHADFQQRLGISPGLMAHLLHYLRP; encoded by the coding sequence ATGAATCTGTTGCTTGACCTCTTACGCACTATCGGCCAGTGGCTGCAAGGCCTACTGGCAGAGGGACAGTCCCCTGCCTGGATCGGCGGTGCATCTGTTGACCAGCCTTACCAACGTTTTCGCTCCCTCGCCGAGGTGCAGCGGGCTGCCCAGCGAGGCACGCGCATTGATGTCAATCAAGCCACCCTAGACGACTGGTTACGCCTGCCGACAATCTCGATTCATCAAGCGCGGGTATTGGTGCAGTTGCGGCAGGCAGGGGTACCCTTTTACAGCCTGGAAGATGTGGCGGCAGCTCTAAATTTGCCCCTACACGCCCTATACCCAATTGCTCCGATTCTGCAGTTTTGCTACTACAATTCTGAACGGCTGGAATCAGCACCGCGACTATCGCTGAACCAGGGAACCGTGGCTCAGTTTAGCCAGATTCCTGGGTGTTCGATGTCCCTAGCTGGAGCCATCGTGCGCGAGCGCCAGCGGGGTGGTAGCTATCGCAGCCATGCCGACTTTCAGCAACGCCTGGGGATATCTCCTGGGCTGATGGCCCATTTACTGCATTATTTGCGCCCCTAA